A window of Parasynechococcus marenigrum WH 8102 contains these coding sequences:
- a CDS encoding daunorubicin resistance protein DrrA family ABC transporter ATP-binding protein, which translates to MPLIELRHLHKAYGSVVALEDLNLEVPEACLYGLLGPNGAGKTSTLRILATLLEPDAGSVQVAGIDALKHPRAVRRHLGYVAQEVAIDKILTGRELLQLQGDLYHLQRADRDQRMADLIELLAMGDWVDRRCGTYSGGMRRRLDLAAGLLHRPRLLVLDEPTVGLDIESRSAIWDLLRRLVSQGTSVLLSSHYLEEVEALADRMAIIDSGRVIAEGTPDGLKQQLGGDRVTLRVREFSDAAEADRVSALLRPLDGVRQVVVNRAQGFSLNLVIDGEAVINSVRQCLDHQGVPVFALAQSRPSLDDVYLQATGRTLMDAELALAGQRDLKQEKRQSMR; encoded by the coding sequence ATGCCACTGATTGAACTTCGGCACCTGCACAAGGCTTACGGCTCTGTTGTGGCGCTTGAGGACCTCAACCTTGAGGTGCCTGAGGCCTGTCTGTATGGCCTTCTGGGGCCGAATGGCGCAGGGAAAACATCAACACTTCGCATCCTGGCCACGCTGCTGGAACCCGATGCGGGGTCTGTCCAGGTGGCTGGTATTGATGCTCTGAAGCATCCCAGAGCTGTGCGACGGCATCTCGGCTACGTGGCTCAGGAGGTGGCTATCGACAAAATCCTCACCGGGCGTGAACTTCTCCAGCTGCAGGGTGATCTTTATCACCTGCAACGCGCCGATCGTGATCAGCGGATGGCTGATCTGATCGAGCTGTTGGCCATGGGGGATTGGGTGGACCGACGCTGCGGCACCTATTCCGGAGGAATGCGGCGCCGCCTGGATCTGGCGGCGGGTCTGCTGCATCGGCCACGCCTTCTGGTGCTGGATGAGCCCACCGTGGGCCTGGATATCGAGAGCCGATCGGCCATCTGGGATCTGCTACGCCGGCTGGTCAGTCAGGGCACCAGCGTGTTGCTCAGCAGCCACTACCTCGAGGAGGTCGAAGCCCTTGCGGATCGAATGGCGATCATCGATTCCGGACGGGTGATCGCAGAAGGCACCCCGGATGGGTTGAAACAGCAGCTTGGGGGCGATCGCGTGACGCTGCGGGTGCGGGAGTTCAGTGATGCCGCAGAAGCGGACCGTGTGAGCGCACTGCTGCGGCCCCTGGACGGGGTCCGTCAGGTGGTGGTGAACCGTGCTCAGGGGTTTTCGCTCAACCTGGTGATCGATGGGGAAGCTGTGATCAACAGTGTTCGCCAATGCCTTGACCATCAGGGAGTGCCGGTATTCGCCCTTGCTCAAAGCCGTCCCAGCCTTGATGACGTCTACCTTCAAGCGACGGGCCGGACCCTGATGGATGCGGAGCTGGCCCTGGCCGGTCAGCGCGACCTCAAACAGGAAAAGCGCCAGTCCATGCGTTGA
- a CDS encoding N-acetylmannosamine-6-phosphate 2-epimerase, with amino-acid sequence MIPTNERLDQGLIVSVQAPQGSPMRDPQVIAAMAEASLRCGAVGVRLESPEHIGAVRRRCPDALIIGLWKCTFPDSSVYITSGWREIQAVWSAGADVIALDATQRHRPEGQRLEALIQRCRSELRAPLMADVDSVANGIRAAELGCDWVGTTLYGYTEVTADKSPPALALLPELRKELKTSVRLICEGGIASPTAARSALDAGADNVVVGTAITGVDLQVQAYCREMGG; translated from the coding sequence ATGATCCCAACCAACGAGCGGCTTGACCAGGGACTGATCGTTTCGGTGCAGGCCCCCCAAGGGTCTCCGATGCGCGATCCCCAGGTCATCGCCGCAATGGCAGAGGCGTCACTGCGCTGTGGTGCTGTTGGGGTTCGTCTGGAGAGTCCTGAGCATATCGGGGCCGTGCGACGCCGCTGCCCTGATGCGCTGATCATTGGACTGTGGAAATGCACGTTCCCAGACAGTTCTGTCTACATCACGTCGGGGTGGAGAGAGATTCAAGCGGTGTGGTCCGCTGGCGCCGATGTCATCGCGTTGGATGCCACCCAGCGTCATCGGCCTGAGGGGCAACGGCTGGAGGCGTTGATTCAGCGTTGCCGGTCTGAGTTGCGGGCTCCGCTGATGGCCGATGTGGACAGTGTCGCCAACGGCATCCGTGCTGCCGAGCTGGGCTGCGACTGGGTTGGAACCACGCTGTATGGCTACACCGAGGTCACAGCTGACAAGTCACCCCCAGCTCTGGCCCTGCTGCCGGAGTTGCGGAAGGAGCTGAAAACGTCGGTTCGCTTGATCTGTGAAGGGGGAATCGCCTCGCCAACGGCAGCCCGCTCTGCTCTCGATGCAGGCGCGGACAACGTTGTTGTTGGAACGGCCATCACCGGCGTGGACCTGCAGGTGCAGGCCTACTGCCGAGAGATGGGGGGCTGA
- the groL gene encoding chaperonin GroEL (60 kDa chaperone family; promotes refolding of misfolded polypeptides especially under stressful conditions; forms two stacked rings of heptamers to form a barrel-shaped 14mer; ends can be capped by GroES; misfolded proteins enter the barrel where they are refolded when GroES binds) has product MAKLLSFSDESRSALERGVDALADAVRVTIGPRGRNVVLEKKFGAPDIVNDGDTIAREIELDDPFENLGAKLIQQVASRTKDKAGDGTTTATVLAQAMVREGLRNTAAGASPVELRRGMEKAVAQVVDGLQQRSQPVAGDAIRQVATVSSGGDDEVGRMIAEAMDRVSADGVITVEESKSLATELEVTEGMAFDRGYSSPYFVTDADRQICEFENPLILLTDRKISAIADLVPVLEAVQKSGSPLLVLAEEVDGEALATLVVNRNRGVLQVAAVRAPSFGERRKAALADIAILTGGTLISEDRALTLDKVQLSDLGKARRVTISKENTTIVATDDHRAAVADRVAAIKRELDATDSDYDREKLNERIAKLAGGVAVIKVGAPTETELKNRKLRIEDALNATRAAIEEGIVPGGGTTLLQLADGLNGLVEQLEGDQRTGVEILQRALVAPVHHIATNAGHNGDVVIEAMRNSGQGFNALTGTYEDLMAAGIVDAAKVVRLAVQDAVSIASLLITTEVVIADKPEPEAPPVDGGGDPMGGMGGMGGMGMPGMGGMGGMGMPGMM; this is encoded by the coding sequence ATGGCCAAACTCCTTTCCTTCTCTGACGAATCCCGCAGCGCCCTGGAACGGGGCGTTGATGCCCTGGCTGACGCCGTCCGCGTGACCATCGGCCCACGGGGCCGCAACGTGGTGCTAGAAAAAAAATTCGGCGCTCCCGACATCGTCAATGACGGCGACACCATCGCCCGAGAGATTGAACTGGATGATCCCTTCGAGAACCTCGGGGCCAAACTGATCCAGCAGGTTGCTTCACGCACCAAGGACAAGGCCGGCGACGGCACAACCACGGCCACGGTGCTGGCCCAGGCGATGGTGAGGGAAGGTCTGCGCAACACAGCTGCAGGCGCCAGCCCGGTGGAGCTACGCCGTGGCATGGAAAAAGCTGTCGCACAGGTGGTGGATGGCCTCCAGCAGCGCAGTCAGCCCGTAGCGGGAGATGCCATCCGTCAGGTGGCCACCGTCAGTTCCGGTGGTGACGACGAAGTGGGTCGGATGATTGCCGAAGCCATGGATCGCGTCAGCGCAGATGGGGTGATCACCGTTGAGGAATCCAAATCCCTGGCCACGGAGCTTGAGGTCACTGAAGGCATGGCCTTCGATCGCGGCTACAGCTCTCCCTATTTCGTAACTGACGCCGATCGTCAGATCTGTGAGTTCGAAAATCCGCTGATCCTGCTCACCGATCGCAAGATCAGCGCCATTGCTGATCTGGTTCCCGTGCTTGAGGCGGTTCAGAAGAGTGGTTCTCCTTTGCTTGTCCTGGCCGAGGAAGTGGATGGTGAAGCCCTGGCGACCCTCGTGGTGAATCGCAACCGCGGCGTGCTGCAGGTGGCGGCCGTCCGTGCCCCATCCTTCGGCGAACGTCGCAAAGCGGCCCTGGCCGACATCGCCATCCTCACCGGTGGAACACTGATCAGCGAAGACAGGGCCTTGACCCTGGACAAGGTCCAGCTGTCTGACCTCGGCAAGGCCCGTCGCGTCACCATTAGTAAGGAGAACACCACGATCGTGGCCACGGATGATCACCGTGCCGCCGTCGCAGACCGCGTCGCAGCGATCAAGCGGGAACTCGATGCCACCGACTCCGACTATGACCGCGAAAAGCTGAACGAGCGCATCGCCAAACTCGCCGGCGGCGTTGCTGTTATCAAGGTCGGTGCCCCAACGGAAACGGAACTCAAGAACCGCAAGCTGCGGATTGAGGATGCCCTGAACGCCACGCGTGCAGCGATCGAAGAAGGCATTGTTCCCGGTGGTGGAACAACACTCCTGCAACTGGCCGATGGGTTGAACGGCCTTGTCGAGCAGCTGGAGGGCGATCAGCGCACCGGGGTTGAGATCCTGCAGCGTGCCCTGGTGGCACCGGTGCATCACATCGCCACAAATGCCGGACACAATGGCGACGTGGTGATCGAAGCCATGCGCAACAGCGGTCAGGGGTTCAATGCCCTCACGGGCACCTACGAGGATCTGATGGCCGCCGGCATTGTCGATGCCGCCAAGGTGGTGCGTCTCGCCGTTCAGGATGCTGTTTCGATCGCCTCGCTGCTGATCACCACGGAAGTGGTGATCGCCGATAAGCCTGAGCCAGAGGCTCCCCCTGTCGATGGCGGCGGTGACCCCATGGGAGGCATGGGTGGAATGGGCGGCATGGGCATGCCTGGCATGGGCGGTATGGGTGGCATGGGCATGCCCGGGATGATGTGA
- a CDS encoding heme o synthase, which translates to MAEAISAALPTRDQVVPSRKRVKLPPWLEVAKPRLIPLLLATTLGGMALTEGWPLSSPRLVCTLGGGALASAAAGVLNCLWEQDLDGRMARTSGRALPSGRLSPTSAFIGAIACTLAAAMLLVSGVNCLAAGLSLLGLCSYVLLYTALLKPRTTQNIVIGGVAGAIPPLVGAAAATGHVGLGGWWLFALVMVWTPAHFWALALLLREDYRAVGIPMLPVVKGPVVTARAIRRYGWATVLLSGFGVLALPTGGVFYGLILLPFNGRLIQMVQRLSMDPDSLMAAKGLFRWSILYLFGICLLLILSRTDLASSFDQQVMFVLQQLPIV; encoded by the coding sequence ATGGCTGAAGCCATTTCCGCTGCCCTGCCCACCCGCGATCAGGTCGTTCCCTCACGAAAACGGGTCAAGCTCCCCCCTTGGCTTGAAGTGGCCAAGCCAAGGCTGATCCCTCTGCTTCTGGCCACCACCCTTGGCGGCATGGCTCTCACCGAGGGATGGCCCCTGTCGTCTCCACGTCTGGTCTGCACCCTTGGAGGCGGTGCCCTGGCCTCGGCAGCAGCTGGAGTTCTGAACTGTTTATGGGAACAGGACCTTGATGGCCGCATGGCGCGCACCAGTGGCAGAGCCCTGCCGTCTGGACGCCTCTCCCCGACGAGTGCCTTCATCGGCGCCATCGCCTGCACCCTGGCGGCGGCGATGTTGCTGGTGAGCGGCGTGAACTGCCTGGCGGCTGGTCTGTCTCTGCTTGGGCTTTGCAGCTATGTGTTGCTCTACACAGCTCTGCTCAAACCCCGGACAACGCAGAACATCGTCATCGGTGGTGTTGCAGGGGCGATCCCTCCGCTGGTGGGAGCTGCCGCGGCGACCGGCCACGTGGGATTGGGGGGCTGGTGGCTGTTCGCGCTCGTGATGGTCTGGACACCTGCTCATTTCTGGGCGCTGGCGCTGTTGCTGCGTGAGGACTACCGAGCTGTCGGCATCCCGATGCTGCCTGTGGTGAAGGGTCCCGTGGTCACAGCCCGTGCGATCCGTCGCTACGGCTGGGCCACGGTGCTGTTGAGCGGATTCGGTGTCCTGGCCCTGCCAACGGGAGGTGTCTTCTACGGGTTGATTTTGCTTCCTTTTAACGGACGACTGATTCAAATGGTGCAGCGCCTGTCGATGGATCCCGACAGCCTGATGGCTGCCAAGGGACTGTTTCGTTGGTCAATCCTTTATCTGTTCGGCATCTGTCTGTTGCTGATCCTCAGCCGCACCGATCTCGCCTCGAGCTTTGATCAGCAGGTGATGTTCGTTCTGCAGCAGCTGCCGATCGTTTGA
- the ispD gene encoding 2-C-methyl-D-erythritol 4-phosphate cytidylyltransferase: MHLLIAAAGSGRRMGADRNKLLLPLAGKPVIAWTLKAALAAEHIQWIGVVGQEIDREPILDLVRDANKPVTWIQGGSTRQESVLRGLAGLPEAAEQVLIHDGARCLAEPALFDRCAMALASGQALIAATPVTDTIKRVDADGVITDTPDRSELWAAQTPQGFQVDQLRHGHAEAEANGWTVTDDASLYERLGWPVQVLDAGPSNIKVTTPFDLNVAEAVLALRQQD; encoded by the coding sequence GTGCATCTGTTGATCGCCGCAGCGGGCAGTGGTCGCCGCATGGGCGCGGATCGCAACAAGCTTCTGTTGCCATTGGCCGGGAAGCCTGTGATCGCCTGGACGCTGAAGGCGGCGTTGGCTGCTGAACACATTCAATGGATCGGTGTGGTGGGTCAGGAGATCGATCGCGAACCGATCCTTGACCTCGTGCGAGATGCCAACAAGCCGGTGACATGGATCCAGGGCGGCAGCACGCGGCAGGAGTCGGTGTTGCGCGGACTGGCGGGCTTGCCGGAGGCTGCTGAGCAGGTGCTGATCCATGACGGCGCCCGTTGCCTGGCGGAACCGGCACTGTTCGATCGCTGCGCGATGGCCCTGGCATCGGGTCAGGCTCTGATCGCGGCAACCCCCGTCACCGACACGATCAAACGGGTGGATGCCGATGGCGTGATTACAGACACGCCGGACCGCTCGGAGCTCTGGGCGGCTCAGACCCCTCAGGGTTTCCAGGTGGACCAGTTGCGCCATGGCCATGCCGAGGCTGAGGCCAATGGGTGGACTGTCACCGATGACGCGTCGCTGTACGAACGCTTGGGCTGGCCAGTGCAGGTGCTGGATGCAGGACCGTCGAACATCAAAGTGACCACACCGTTTGACCTCAACGTCGCCGAAGCAGTGCTTGCCCTCAGGCAACAAGACTGA
- a CDS encoding potassium channel family protein yields the protein MSQGSRRRTSRRQLKLLAAPWRGPFSALSAVILIGAIGYRLTEGWDWGDCLWMVLITISTIGYGEVETLSPAGRLVTVLIVVGGLIVVQLAIQRVLGLKDAGYFRRLQEFRIHRMLESLHDHVILCGYGRIGQEIAAQLQRDQIPLVVIETDPDRRDVAEANGLQLLQADATLDETLLDAGLERCQSLVAALPGDASNLYVILSARGLNPSCRLIARANSDEAATKLRLAGATVVVSPYVAGGRVMAASALRPLALNFMELLAGSDFEIEEFQLSRDPLDLMDIRGRSMAELELGRRSGALVLAIRDGSELIANPGGETQLAPGQLLIVLGSKPQLKRFQALLGEAVDSIETMAS from the coding sequence ATGTCCCAGGGCTCCCGACGCCGGACGAGCCGACGCCAGCTCAAGCTGCTGGCAGCCCCCTGGCGCGGTCCCTTCAGCGCCCTATCGGCCGTGATCCTGATCGGTGCGATCGGTTACCGCCTCACGGAAGGCTGGGATTGGGGGGACTGTCTGTGGATGGTGCTGATCACCATCAGCACCATCGGCTACGGGGAGGTGGAAACCCTCTCCCCAGCTGGACGGCTGGTGACGGTTCTGATCGTGGTCGGTGGCCTGATCGTTGTTCAACTGGCCATTCAGCGGGTGCTTGGCCTGAAGGACGCCGGTTATTTCCGCAGACTGCAGGAGTTCCGCATCCACCGCATGCTGGAAAGCCTGCATGATCACGTCATCCTCTGCGGCTACGGGCGCATCGGTCAGGAGATCGCAGCCCAGCTGCAGCGTGATCAGATTCCCCTCGTGGTGATTGAGACCGACCCGGATCGTCGGGATGTTGCAGAAGCCAATGGACTGCAGCTGCTTCAGGCGGATGCAACCCTCGATGAAACGCTCCTGGACGCTGGCCTGGAACGCTGTCAAAGCCTGGTGGCCGCCCTGCCTGGAGATGCCTCGAATCTGTACGTGATCCTCAGCGCCCGGGGGTTGAACCCCAGCTGCAGGCTCATTGCGCGAGCCAACAGCGATGAAGCCGCCACGAAGCTGCGGCTCGCCGGCGCCACGGTTGTGGTGAGTCCCTATGTGGCCGGTGGTCGGGTGATGGCGGCCTCCGCACTGCGTCCCCTGGCCCTGAATTTCATGGAGCTGCTGGCGGGGTCGGATTTCGAAATCGAGGAGTTCCAGCTCAGCCGCGACCCTTTGGATCTGATGGACATCCGAGGAAGAAGCATGGCGGAACTGGAACTGGGCCGCCGCAGCGGAGCTCTCGTACTTGCCATCCGAGACGGGAGTGAGCTGATCGCCAACCCTGGCGGGGAAACCCAATTGGCCCCCGGCCAACTGTTGATCGTGCTGGGCAGCAAGCCGCAACTCAAGCGTTTTCAGGCCTTGCTTGGCGAGGCGGTCGACAGCATCGAAACCATGGCGAGTTGA
- a CDS encoding glycosyltransferase family 9 protein: MRVLALSPGPLALQLDRLPALVSLCEQVGATLQVACAPTCRGAWDLIPQVEKILPFDFEASPTLADWANLLGCVREPDFQVCLNFAEGQQVNLMLSMSHIPTRIASSGFSSTEIISPGEGWCAQRLASFLKPLGCTLDADRFSLALSSKDLDAARAEQPAGEGPMLLLAPAGSTGDWPEQRWTSLPESIAQRLKGLRTLQLSPELPLNRRAAAVASSDVVLSSCPVTQRLAVYNGVPLVALGAQPENLPNRPEIRCLGHQADLSALKDGEVLQALGF, translated from the coding sequence ATGCGTGTTCTTGCTCTCAGCCCTGGCCCGCTGGCGCTGCAACTCGATCGACTGCCTGCTCTGGTCAGCCTTTGCGAACAGGTGGGAGCCACCCTGCAGGTGGCCTGCGCCCCAACCTGTCGCGGGGCCTGGGACTTGATTCCCCAGGTGGAGAAGATCCTCCCCTTCGATTTCGAGGCATCACCCACCCTGGCGGACTGGGCCAACCTGCTGGGCTGCGTGCGCGAGCCCGATTTTCAGGTCTGCCTCAACTTCGCTGAAGGACAGCAGGTGAACCTGATGCTGTCGATGAGTCACATCCCCACGCGCATCGCCAGCAGTGGCTTTTCCAGCACCGAGATCATCTCCCCCGGCGAGGGCTGGTGTGCCCAGCGCCTGGCCAGCTTCTTGAAACCACTGGGCTGCACCCTGGATGCGGACCGCTTCAGCCTGGCCCTCTCCAGCAAGGATCTCGATGCCGCCCGCGCCGAGCAACCCGCTGGCGAAGGCCCGATGCTGCTGCTCGCTCCTGCTGGCTCGACAGGGGATTGGCCGGAACAGCGCTGGACATCACTGCCTGAGTCCATTGCGCAGCGCCTTAAGGGACTGCGCACCTTGCAGCTGAGTCCTGAGCTGCCACTGAACCGTCGTGCAGCGGCTGTCGCCAGCTCCGATGTGGTGCTCAGCAGCTGTCCGGTGACCCAGCGGCTGGCGGTCTACAACGGCGTGCCGCTGGTGGCGCTGGGAGCACAACCTGAAAACCTTCCCAACCGTCCGGAGATTCGCTGTCTGGGGCACCAAGCTGATCTCAGCGCCCTGAAAGATGGCGAGGTGCTGCAGGCCCTCGGGTTCTGA
- the fabG gene encoding 3-oxoacyl-[acyl-carrier-protein] reductase, which translates to MLSSASLDGQTALVTGGGRGIGKAIALALAEAGAEVVVNYANSAGAADEVVASINAAGGKAYALKANVSIEEEVDGLIKAVLERSGRLDVLVNNAGITRDGLLMRMKTSDWQAVIDLNLSGVFLCSRAVARPMLKQKSGRIINITSVVGLMGNAGQANYAAAKAGVIGLTKSTAKELASRGITVNAVAPGFIATDMTKDLDADAILKDIPLGQFGTQEQVAGAVRFLAADPAAAYITGQVLQVDGGMVMA; encoded by the coding sequence ATGCTCAGCTCCGCCTCCCTCGACGGTCAGACCGCATTGGTGACAGGAGGCGGACGTGGCATCGGCAAAGCCATCGCCCTGGCCCTCGCCGAAGCCGGTGCTGAGGTGGTGGTGAACTACGCCAATTCCGCTGGCGCCGCCGACGAGGTGGTGGCCAGCATCAACGCTGCCGGTGGGAAGGCCTACGCCCTGAAGGCCAACGTCTCCATCGAAGAGGAGGTGGACGGACTGATCAAGGCAGTGCTGGAGCGCAGCGGCCGCCTGGACGTTCTGGTGAACAACGCCGGCATCACCAGAGACGGCTTGCTGATGCGGATGAAGACCAGCGACTGGCAAGCGGTGATCGACCTGAACCTCAGCGGAGTGTTTTTGTGCAGCCGCGCTGTCGCACGGCCGATGTTGAAGCAGAAAAGCGGCCGCATCATCAACATCACCTCCGTGGTGGGGCTGATGGGGAATGCCGGTCAGGCCAATTACGCCGCTGCCAAGGCCGGTGTGATCGGCCTGACCAAAAGCACCGCCAAGGAACTGGCCAGCCGGGGCATCACCGTTAATGCCGTCGCCCCTGGCTTCATCGCCACGGACATGACCAAGGATCTGGACGCCGACGCCATCCTCAAAGACATTCCCCTGGGCCAGTTCGGCACCCAGGAACAAGTGGCCGGAGCCGTGCGCTTTCTTGCGGCGGATCCAGCTGCTGCCTACATCACCGGTCAGGTGCTGCAGGTGGATGGCGGCATGGTGATGGCCTGA
- a CDS encoding ABC transporter permease, producing the protein MTSPILPSLADDSGALSELIQETVALTRRLFLQLLRRPSTLIAGILQPLIWLILFGALFANAPEGLLPGGMSYGRFLGAGVIVFTAFSGALNAGLPVMFDREFGFLNRLLVAPLRSRSSIVLASVTYITALSLLQSLAIMLTAAALGYGWPGGAGLVLVLVTLLLLVFAVTALSLGLAFALPGHIELIAVIFVANLPLLFASTALAPLSFMPSWLGWLAALNPLTFAIEPIRAAYRGPLDLSLVLLEAPYGDVTGFGCLGILVALTVGLFLLIRPLLNRKLS; encoded by the coding sequence ATGACCTCTCCAATCCTTCCTTCCCTCGCAGACGACTCCGGTGCTCTGTCGGAGCTCATTCAGGAAACAGTGGCGCTGACGCGCCGGCTGTTCCTTCAGTTGCTGCGTCGTCCCTCCACCCTGATCGCCGGCATCCTTCAACCGTTGATCTGGTTGATCCTGTTCGGCGCCCTGTTCGCCAATGCACCGGAGGGCCTGCTGCCTGGGGGCATGAGCTACGGGAGATTCCTCGGCGCTGGCGTGATTGTCTTCACCGCATTCAGCGGCGCCTTGAATGCCGGATTGCCGGTGATGTTCGACCGGGAGTTCGGTTTCCTCAATCGGCTTCTGGTGGCGCCATTGCGCAGTCGAAGTTCGATCGTGCTGGCTTCAGTGACTTATATCACTGCCCTCAGCCTTCTTCAGAGCCTGGCCATCATGTTGACGGCTGCAGCGCTGGGTTACGGCTGGCCGGGCGGGGCTGGTCTTGTGTTGGTGCTGGTGACCCTGCTGCTGCTGGTGTTTGCAGTCACAGCCCTCAGCCTCGGTCTGGCCTTCGCACTGCCGGGTCACATCGAGCTGATCGCTGTGATCTTCGTGGCCAACCTGCCGCTGTTGTTCGCCAGCACGGCTTTGGCTCCGCTGTCGTTCATGCCCTCCTGGCTGGGCTGGCTTGCGGCCCTGAATCCCCTTACCTTCGCGATTGAACCCATCCGTGCCGCCTATCGCGGTCCACTGGATCTTTCGCTGGTTCTTTTGGAGGCCCCTTACGGCGATGTGACCGGTTTCGGCTGTCTTGGCATCCTTGTTGCTCTCACCGTTGGACTCTTCCTTCTGATCCGCCCTCTGCTCAATCGCAAGCTGTCTTGA